Within the Enterococcus hirae ATCC 9790 genome, the region ACTAATGCAATGGTCATCAAGACAAAAACAACAAGGACCATCGTATCTCGTTGATGCCAATGCAGTATGCGGTACTTTGTTCTTCCTTCACCACCTTGGTATCCTCTTGCTTCCATGGCAGTCGCTAAATCTTCTGCCCGGTTAAAACTGCTAACAAACAAAGGAATCAGTAAAGGAATAACTGCTTTCATTTTTTGGACTAGACTTCCTTCACCAAAATCAACCCCACGGGCTCGTTGTGCATTCATGATTTTCTCTGTTTCATCCATCAACGTTGGTACGAATCGTAGAGCAATCGAAAGCATCAACGAAATTTCATGCACCGGAAAGCGAACTGCTTTTAATGGGCGAAGTAAATACTCAATCGCATCAGATAATTCCAAAGGTGGAGTCGTTAATGTTAATAAGGTAGACATAAAAATGATTAGTACAAATCGGCAAAAAATAAACAGCCCATTCATTACACCGAACTCCGTAATATTGAAGATTCCCCAACTCCAGTAGGTAGCACCACCGCTAGTAAATAATACTTGGAGTGCCACTGTAAATAAAATCAACCAGATCAAAGGACGGATGCCTCGGATGAAAAATTTGAAATCTACCTTTGAGAGAAAGACAGCAAGTAAAGTGAAAACAGCTAATAACGCATAAGTCTGCCAATTATTTGCCAAAAAAATAATTCCAATAAAGTAGAAACTTGCTAATAACTTTGCTCGAGGGTCTAATCGATGGATCAAGGAATCTCCAGGCATGTATCGACCAAAAATTAATTTATTCATCATAAGGTTGTCCCCCTACTAATGCTACGAGCTGATCTGCTAATTCATCTGCAGTGATTGGAAGTTCGGAAAAAAGCGCTGTTCGACTATTCAGCTTTTCCGCAAATTCTGTCGCAGTCGGAACACCTAATTGCTTTTCTTTGAGCCAAGATAGATTTTGAAAAACTGCATGAGGTTGACCGCTATTTACAATCCTACCTTTTTCTAAGACATAAACATAATCAGCGTAATTTGCCACATCATCCATTAAATGAGTGACCAATACGATCGTGATTTTTTGTTCTTTGTGCAGTCGCCAGAACATATCCATCATTTCTTTTCGACCTTGAGGATCAAGTCCAGCCGTTGGTTCGTCTAATACTAGTACTTCCGGCTTCATAGCAAGTACACCTGCAATCGCTACTCGACGCATTTGTCCTCCTGATAATTCAAAAGGAGAACGCTCTAAGTAAGTTTCATCTAAACCAACTTGTTCTAATGTTTCTTTAGCTAAATCTCGTGCATCTTCCTCACTGACACCAAAGTTCTTTGGTCCAAAAGCAATGTCTTTTGCTACCGTTTCTTCAAATAATTGGGCTTCAGGAAACTGAAAAACAATACCTACTTTTTTACGAATGGGTTTTAAGTTTTTATTATTCGTATCGGGCTTGATTTGTCGATCGCCAATATGTACGATCCCACTGGTAGGTTTAATCAACGCATTCAAATGTTGCAGTAAGGTTGATTTCCCACTTCCAGTATGCCCGACTAAGGCTGTGTAGCTATTTTCTTTAATCATTAAATCAATATCAAATAATGCACGTTGTTCGAATGGTGTGTTTGGTTGATAGGTGAAATCTACTTTTTCAAAACGGATGTCCATAACCATTCCACCATCCTTTCTTCTGTCATATATTCACTAGGAACATCAATTCCTCGTTGCTTCAAGGCGCTTTTCAATTTTTCAGGAAAAGGAAGATCTAACCCTAAATTGATCAATTCTGGACCAGCAGAAAAGATTTGTTCTGGTGTGCCTTCATTGACTAATTCTCCTTGTTTCATCACTAATATCCGATTGGCATTTGCTGCCTCATCGATATCATGAGTGATAGATATGACGGTCAAATTACTTTCATCTTTGATTTTTTTAATCGTGGAAATCACTTCTTCACGACCTTCTGGATCAAGCATACTAGTAGCTTCATCTAAGATAATAATATCTGGACGTAGAGCTACGACTCCAGCAATGGCTACTCGTTGTTTTTGTCCACCAGAAAGTCTTGCTGGTTCACGTTTGGCAAAATCGATCATACGTACCTTTTCTAGCGCATCTTGTACACGGATCACCATTTCTTCTCTAGGTATACCTTGGTTCTCAAGACCAAAAGCAACATCATCTTCAACAGTAGATCCAACAAATTGGTTGTCTGGATTTTGGAAAACCATTCCAACCATTTGACGGATCGACCAGATATTTTCTTCATTAAGTGTTTGATTGCCAACTTTCACAATACCAGACTCTGGTAGAAGCAACCCATTGATTGTTTTTGCAAGTGTTGATTTCCCTGATCCATTATGTCCGATGATTGCGATCCACTCACCTTGCTTGATGGTAAATGAAATGTCTTTTAATGCTGGACGAGGGTCATCAGGTTGATATTTGTAATTAATCTTTCCTAATTCAATTATTGGCTCCATAATTACTCCTTCTCCATCCTAAGTTCCTACTAACACTATCAAAAAACACCTGATTTTTCAATTGTTTCCGTTTTAATTAAAGTGTTTTTTTACACCTTCAATTAGATGTCTTGACAGGTAATTGAAGGTACAAAAAAACACTTTATGATGAGTGCATACTCCCCAAACCGATAGATTTGGGGAGTAGCGCTGAGCTAGACTCGGAAGAGTTAACTTCCAACATCATAACACTCTAAAAGAATCATCTATAAAGTGATGTTATTAGTGTGATTTTAGACAAGTTCTAAGACAACCATTGGTGCACCATCACCGCGTCTTGGTTCTGTCTTCAAGATACGAGTGTAGCCACCTTGACGTTCAGCATAACGAGGTGCAATATCATTAAATAGTTTTTGTAAAGCTGATTCAATGACGATGTCCTCATTTTCTTCACGTACGCTAGCAACTTCATTACGTACAAAAGCCGCAGCTTGACGACGTGCATGTAAGTCTCCACGTTTGCCTAAAGTGATCATTTTTTCTGTAGTTGAGCGAACTTCTTTCGCACGAGCTTCAGTAGTCACAATACGTTCGTTAATTAATAAGTCAGTTGTTAAATCACGCAACATCGCTTTACGTTGGCTAGATGTGCGTCCTAGTTTACGATAACTCACGTTGGTTTCCCTCCTTCGTAAAAGGTTTTAATCTTCCTTACGTAAACCTAAACCTAAGTCGTGTAATTTAGCTTTCACTTCTTCTAATGATTTACGTCCTAAGTTACGGACTTTGATCATTTCTGGCTCAGATTTATTTGTAAGTTCTTGTACAGTATTGATTCCTGCACGTTTCAAACAATTATAAGAGCGAACAGACAAGTCTAATTCTTCAATTGTCATTTCTAACATTTTTTCTTTTTGTGTTTCTTCTTTTTCGACCATGATTTCAGCATTTTTAGCTTCATCAGTTAGGTTTACAAAGATGTCTAAATGTTCTGTCATGATTTTTGCAGATAAACTCATTGCTTCCAACGGTTCGATTGAACCATCTGTCCAAATCTCCATCGTCAATTTATCAAAATCTTCACGGTGTCCAACACGAGTGTTTTCTACTTGGTAGTTCACACGACGAACTGGCGTGTAGATTGAATCGACTGGAAGTACACCAATTGGCATATCTTCTTTTTTGTTTTCATCTGCTTGAACATAACCACGTCCTGGCTTCACTGTTAAGCGAGCGTGGAACGTAGCTCCTTCAGAGACGCTACAGATGTACATATCTTTGTTAAGAATTTCTACCTCACTATCAACGATAATATCGCCAGCAGTTACTGTAGCAGGTCCGGTAATATCGATTTCAAGGGTTTTTTCTTCTTGACCATACATTTTAAGTGCTAAGCCTTTAATGTTCAAGATGATTTGAGTGACGTCTTCTCTTACCCCTTTAATGGTAGAGAATTCATGCAGTACACCATCGATTTGAATATTAGTGATGGCAGCACCTGGCAAAGAAGATAATAAAATACGACGTAGGGAATTCCCTAAAGTAGTCCCATATCCTCTTTCAAGAGGTTCAACGATGAACTTGCCATAATCTTTTTCTTCATCAATTTTTGCGATTCTTGGTTTTTCGAACTCAATCATTCTTATCTTTACCCCTTTCAAAACGAAAAGTGTCTTGTTCAATGACGTTACTAATAGAACTCAAAATGAGCGGCACTCATTAAACACGACGGCGTTTTGGAGGGCGGGCACCATTATGAGGAACTGGAGTCACGTCACGAATTGCAGTCACTTCTAAACCTGTAGCTTGTAATGAACGAATTGCTGCTTCACGTCCAGAACCAGGTCCTTTAACTGTTACTTCAACAGTTTTTAATCCGTGTTCCATTGCTGCTTTTGTAGCTGTTTCTGCTGCCATTTGAGCGGCAAAAGGAGTTGATTTTTTGCTTCCTTTGAAGCCTAATGAACCAGCTGATG harbors:
- a CDS encoding energy-coupling factor transporter transmembrane component T family protein, translating into MMNKLIFGRYMPGDSLIHRLDPRAKLLASFYFIGIIFLANNWQTYALLAVFTLLAVFLSKVDFKFFIRGIRPLIWLILFTVALQVLFTSGGATYWSWGIFNITEFGVMNGLFIFCRFVLIIFMSTLLTLTTPPLELSDAIEYLLRPLKAVRFPVHEISLMLSIALRFVPTLMDETEKIMNAQRARGVDFGEGSLVQKMKAVIPLLIPLFVSSFNRAEDLATAMEARGYQGGEGRTKYRILHWHQRDTMVLVVFVLMTIALVFLRS
- a CDS encoding energy-coupling factor ABC transporter ATP-binding protein, giving the protein MDIRFEKVDFTYQPNTPFEQRALFDIDLMIKENSYTALVGHTGSGKSTLLQHLNALIKPTSGIVHIGDRQIKPDTNNKNLKPIRKKVGIVFQFPEAQLFEETVAKDIAFGPKNFGVSEEDARDLAKETLEQVGLDETYLERSPFELSGGQMRRVAIAGVLAMKPEVLVLDEPTAGLDPQGRKEMMDMFWRLHKEQKITIVLVTHLMDDVANYADYVYVLEKGRIVNSGQPHAVFQNLSWLKEKQLGVPTATEFAEKLNSRTALFSELPITADELADQLVALVGGQPYDE
- a CDS encoding energy-coupling factor ABC transporter ATP-binding protein codes for the protein MEPIIELGKINYKYQPDDPRPALKDISFTIKQGEWIAIIGHNGSGKSTLAKTINGLLLPESGIVKVGNQTLNEENIWSIRQMVGMVFQNPDNQFVGSTVEDDVAFGLENQGIPREEMVIRVQDALEKVRMIDFAKREPARLSGGQKQRVAIAGVVALRPDIIILDEATSMLDPEGREEVISTIKKIKDESNLTVISITHDIDEAANANRILVMKQGELVNEGTPEQIFSAGPELINLGLDLPFPEKLKSALKQRGIDVPSEYMTEERMVEWLWTSVLKK
- the rplQ gene encoding 50S ribosomal protein L17, translated to MSYRKLGRTSSQRKAMLRDLTTDLLINERIVTTEARAKEVRSTTEKMITLGKRGDLHARRQAAAFVRNEVASVREENEDIVIESALQKLFNDIAPRYAERQGGYTRILKTEPRRGDGAPMVVLELV
- a CDS encoding DNA-directed RNA polymerase subunit alpha, with the protein product MIEFEKPRIAKIDEEKDYGKFIVEPLERGYGTTLGNSLRRILLSSLPGAAITNIQIDGVLHEFSTIKGVREDVTQIILNIKGLALKMYGQEEKTLEIDITGPATVTAGDIIVDSEVEILNKDMYICSVSEGATFHARLTVKPGRGYVQADENKKEDMPIGVLPVDSIYTPVRRVNYQVENTRVGHREDFDKLTMEIWTDGSIEPLEAMSLSAKIMTEHLDIFVNLTDEAKNAEIMVEKEETQKEKMLEMTIEELDLSVRSYNCLKRAGINTVQELTNKSEPEMIKVRNLGRKSLEEVKAKLHDLGLGLRKED
- the rpsK gene encoding 30S ribosomal protein S11 → MAAKKVNRKRRVKKNIEAGIAHIHSTFNNTIIMITDTHGNALAWSSAGSLGFKGSKKSTPFAAQMAAETATKAAMEHGLKTVEVTVKGPGSGREAAIRSLQATGLEVTAIRDVTPVPHNGARPPKRRRV